In Variovorax paradoxus, a single genomic region encodes these proteins:
- a CDS encoding MFS transporter, whose translation MNASPPAPDSAATDISSFSLPSGKPANFLRAVLALGVGGFAIGTGEFVIMGLLPEVAKDIGVSIPQAGHVISAYALGVVIGAPVLAVLAAGWRRRALLIALMAVFAAGNFASAAAPNYLLLNLLRFAAGLPHGTYFGVAALVAATLAPPGRRARAVGLVMLGLTGATLVGVPIAAWLGQIFGWRAAFVFVGVIALVAIALLRRDIPDMAPAAGASPWRELGALKRKQVWFTLGIGAIGFGGMFAVFSYIKPTLIEVAGMPLGGVPFVLALFGLGMVMGNLVGSRLADKSLMRTIGGLLVYAALVLAMFTFAAHNMVTASINVFLIGTTVAIGPALQIRLMDVAGDAQTLAAALNHSAFNMANALGAWLGGVAIAAGLGWTSTGWVGALLALAGMGVFGWAIASARADARQQATAIAC comes from the coding sequence TTGAACGCCTCCCCACCCGCGCCGGACAGCGCGGCTACCGACATTTCTTCCTTTTCCCTGCCTTCCGGCAAACCCGCCAACTTCCTGCGCGCGGTGCTCGCGCTGGGCGTCGGCGGCTTCGCCATCGGCACGGGTGAATTCGTCATCATGGGCCTGCTGCCCGAAGTCGCCAAGGACATCGGCGTGAGCATTCCCCAGGCCGGCCATGTCATCAGCGCCTATGCGCTCGGCGTGGTCATCGGCGCGCCGGTGCTCGCGGTGCTTGCCGCCGGCTGGCGCCGCCGCGCCCTACTGATCGCGCTCATGGCCGTGTTCGCGGCCGGCAACTTCGCCAGCGCCGCCGCGCCCAACTACCTGCTGCTGAACCTGCTGCGCTTTGCAGCCGGGCTGCCGCACGGCACCTACTTCGGCGTGGCCGCGCTGGTGGCCGCCACGCTCGCACCGCCGGGTCGCCGCGCGCGGGCCGTGGGGCTCGTCATGCTGGGGCTCACCGGCGCCACGCTGGTCGGCGTGCCCATCGCGGCGTGGCTGGGCCAGATCTTCGGCTGGCGCGCGGCCTTCGTCTTCGTCGGCGTCATCGCGCTGGTGGCCATCGCGCTGCTTCGCCGCGACATCCCCGACATGGCCCCTGCCGCAGGCGCCAGCCCATGGCGCGAACTCGGCGCGCTCAAGCGCAAGCAGGTGTGGTTCACGCTGGGCATCGGCGCCATCGGCTTCGGCGGCATGTTCGCGGTGTTCAGCTACATCAAGCCCACGCTGATCGAGGTGGCCGGCATGCCGCTGGGCGGCGTGCCCTTCGTGCTGGCGTTGTTCGGCCTGGGCATGGTCATGGGCAACCTCGTGGGCTCGCGGCTGGCCGACAAGTCGCTCATGCGCACCATCGGCGGCCTGCTGGTCTACGCGGCGCTGGTGCTCGCGATGTTCACCTTCGCGGCCCACAACATGGTGACCGCGTCGATCAACGTGTTCCTCATCGGCACCACCGTGGCCATCGGCCCGGCGCTGCAGATCCGCCTGATGGACGTGGCCGGCGACGCGCAGACGCTGGCGGCCGCGCTCAACCACTCGGCCTTCAACATGGCCAATGCGCTCGGCGCATGGCTCGGCGGCGTGGCCATCGCGGCCGGCCTGGGCTGGACCTCGACCGGCTGGGTCGGCGCGCTGCTCGCGCTGGCGGGCATGGGCGTGTTCGGCTGGGCGATTGCAAGCGCCCGCGCCGATGCGCGGCAGCAGGCGACGGCCATCGCCTGCTGA
- the urtE gene encoding urea ABC transporter ATP-binding subunit UrtE — MLTVKNIHQYYGGSHILRDVSFEAKLGKVTVLLGRNGVGKTTLLKSLMGLVPIKSGSIELEGKPIHKATPYDRARAGIGFVPQGREIFARLTVEENLRMGLAYKSGSTPIPPELYELFPVLKQMISRRGGDLSGGQQQQLAIARALAPKPRLLILDEPTEGIQPSIIKDIGRVIRMLADRGDMAIVLCEQYYDFAQELADDYLVMERGEIIARGLGKDMEAQGVRQLVAI; from the coding sequence ATGCTGACAGTCAAAAACATCCACCAGTACTACGGCGGCTCCCACATCCTCAGAGACGTGAGCTTCGAAGCCAAGCTGGGCAAAGTCACCGTGCTGCTCGGCCGCAACGGCGTAGGCAAGACCACGCTGCTCAAGTCGCTCATGGGCCTCGTGCCCATCAAGAGCGGCAGCATCGAACTCGAAGGCAAGCCCATCCACAAGGCCACCCCCTACGACAGGGCCAGGGCAGGCATCGGATTCGTCCCCCAGGGCCGCGAGATCTTCGCCCGGCTCACCGTGGAAGAAAACCTGCGCATGGGCCTGGCCTACAAGAGCGGCAGCACCCCCATTCCGCCGGAACTGTACGAGCTCTTCCCCGTGCTCAAGCAGATGATCAGCCGACGAGGCGGCGACCTCTCCGGCGGTCAGCAGCAGCAGCTGGCCATCGCGCGCGCCCTGGCCCCCAAGCCCAGGCTGCTCATCCTCGACGAGCCCACCGAAGGCATCCAGCCCAGCATCATCAAGGACATCGGCCGCGTCATCCGCATGCTGGCCGACCGCGGCGACATGGCCATCGTGTTGTGCGAACAGTATTACGACTTCGCCCAGGAACTGGCCGACGACTACCTCGTGATGGAGCGTGGCGAAATCATCGCGCGCGGCCTCGGCAAGGACATGGAAGCGCAAGGCGTGCGCCAGTTGGTGGCCATCTGA
- the urtC gene encoding urea ABC transporter permease subunit UrtC — MSKVTLPTKGPLLSGKGWTAFFVALIVVCAVAPALNMWVPVDSPLHMSDYAVALVGKIMCYAICALAMDLIWGYTGILSLGHGLFFALGGYMMGMYLMRQIGRDGNYKSDLPDFMVFLDWKTLPWHWTFSDSFIATLILIVAVPGLIAFVFGFFAFRSRIKGVYFSIITQAMTFAAMLLFFRNETGFGGNNGFTDFKRILGIPIATQEMRMTLFALTGATLLGFFLFAKWLIGSKFGRVLQAIRDAETRVMFSGYNPLPYKLTIWVISAVMCGVAGALYVPQVGIINPGEMSAANSIEIAIWAAVGGRATLIGPIIGAFIVNGAKSWLTVAYPEYWLYFLGALFIAVTLFLPNGIVGLVRKWLSREKKAAPAEAVQEARRAVATEQGVEPDALASLPVDAKGARA, encoded by the coding sequence ATGAGCAAGGTCACGTTGCCAACCAAGGGGCCGCTGCTGAGCGGCAAGGGCTGGACGGCCTTCTTCGTCGCGCTCATCGTGGTGTGCGCCGTGGCGCCCGCTCTCAACATGTGGGTGCCGGTGGACAGCCCGCTGCACATGAGCGACTACGCGGTGGCGCTGGTCGGCAAGATCATGTGCTACGCCATCTGCGCGCTGGCCATGGACCTGATCTGGGGCTACACCGGCATCCTGTCGCTGGGCCATGGCCTGTTCTTCGCGCTGGGCGGCTACATGATGGGCATGTACCTCATGCGCCAGATCGGCCGCGACGGCAACTACAAGAGCGACCTGCCCGACTTCATGGTGTTCCTCGACTGGAAGACGCTACCCTGGCACTGGACCTTCAGCGACAGCTTCATCGCCACGCTGATATTGATCGTCGCGGTGCCGGGCCTCATCGCCTTCGTGTTCGGCTTCTTCGCCTTCCGCTCGCGCATCAAGGGCGTGTATTTCTCGATCATCACGCAGGCCATGACCTTCGCGGCCATGCTTCTGTTCTTCCGCAACGAGACGGGCTTCGGCGGCAACAACGGCTTTACCGACTTCAAGCGCATCCTGGGCATCCCGATCGCCACGCAGGAAATGCGCATGACGCTCTTCGCGCTCACCGGCGCCACGCTGCTGGGCTTCTTCCTGTTCGCGAAGTGGCTCATCGGCAGCAAGTTCGGCCGCGTGCTGCAGGCCATTCGCGATGCCGAAACGCGCGTGATGTTCTCGGGCTACAACCCGCTGCCGTACAAGCTCACGATCTGGGTCATCTCCGCCGTCATGTGCGGTGTGGCCGGCGCGCTCTACGTGCCGCAGGTCGGCATCATCAACCCGGGCGAGATGAGCGCGGCCAACTCCATCGAGATCGCCATCTGGGCGGCGGTGGGCGGGCGCGCCACGCTGATCGGGCCGATCATCGGCGCCTTCATCGTCAACGGCGCGAAGAGCTGGCTCACTGTGGCCTATCCGGAATACTGGCTGTACTTCCTGGGGGCCTTGTTCATCGCCGTCACGCTGTTCCTGCCGAACGGCATCGTGGGGCTGGTGCGCAAGTGGTTGTCGCGCGAGAAGAAGGCCGCGCCCGCTGAAGCGGTGCAGGAGGCGCGGCGCGCCGTGGCGACGGAGCAGGGCGTGGAGCCCGACGCATTGGCGTCGTTGCCGGTCGACGCGAAGGGAGCACGCGCATGA
- the urtB gene encoding urea ABC transporter permease subunit UrtB gives MLLMASAAHALTADEARAIASGDSEARIAALNKAVLTADDKTAAFIQAMSDDAVKYTEDKVFVMKDDKGYDPVTGAELKVPDTAEDVVNNNLMRGALDAAQAALKLSSKDDAVRAEAAQALFKEPDESRIPMVEKALAAETNPKIKAQLELVRAASMLGSADKAKRLAAAKELGNNRNPDTKLLLNQRLADETDADVKAAIVTSIASIDGALVWGDRINAVFSGVSLGSVLLLAALGLAITYGLMGVINMAHGELMMIGAYATYVMQGIFQKYMPEAAFGWYLVAAIPVSFMASALVGAVLERGVIRFLYGRPLETLLATWGISLMLQQLVRSLFGAQNVGVENPGWMSGGFTMLSNVTLPWNRICIIIFAALVLLAMGWLIGRTRLGLFVRGVTQNRPIASCMGVNTARIDTYAFALGSGIAGLAGCALSQIGNVGPDLGQSYIVDSFMVVVMGGVGQLAGTVYAALGLGILNKFIEGWAGAVLAKIAVLVFIIIFIQKRPQGIFAMKGRSAEA, from the coding sequence ATGCTCCTCATGGCATCGGCCGCCCACGCGCTGACCGCCGACGAAGCCCGGGCCATCGCCTCCGGCGACTCCGAAGCCCGCATCGCCGCGCTCAACAAGGCCGTGCTCACGGCCGACGACAAGACCGCCGCCTTCATCCAGGCCATGTCCGACGACGCGGTCAAGTACACCGAAGACAAGGTCTTCGTGATGAAGGACGACAAGGGCTACGACCCGGTCACCGGCGCCGAGCTGAAGGTGCCCGACACAGCGGAAGACGTCGTCAACAACAACCTCATGCGCGGCGCGCTCGACGCCGCGCAGGCCGCGCTCAAGCTCTCGAGCAAGGACGACGCGGTGCGCGCCGAGGCCGCGCAGGCGCTCTTCAAGGAGCCCGACGAATCGCGCATTCCCATGGTCGAGAAGGCGCTGGCCGCCGAGACCAACCCGAAGATCAAGGCCCAGCTCGAACTGGTGCGCGCCGCCAGCATGCTGGGCAGCGCCGACAAGGCCAAGCGCCTGGCTGCCGCCAAGGAGCTGGGCAACAACCGAAACCCCGACACCAAGCTGCTGCTCAACCAGCGCCTGGCCGACGAGACCGATGCCGACGTCAAGGCCGCCATCGTCACGTCCATTGCCAGCATCGACGGCGCGCTGGTCTGGGGCGACCGCATCAACGCCGTGTTCAGCGGCGTCAGCCTGGGCTCGGTGCTGCTGCTGGCCGCGCTGGGCCTGGCCATCACCTACGGGCTGATGGGCGTGATCAACATGGCGCACGGCGAGCTGATGATGATCGGCGCCTACGCCACCTACGTGATGCAGGGCATCTTCCAGAAGTACATGCCCGAGGCGGCCTTCGGTTGGTATCTGGTCGCCGCGATTCCCGTGTCGTTCATGGCATCGGCGCTCGTGGGCGCGGTGCTGGAGCGCGGCGTGATCCGCTTCCTCTACGGCCGTCCGCTCGAGACGCTGCTGGCCACCTGGGGCATCAGCCTGATGCTGCAGCAGCTGGTGCGCTCGCTGTTCGGCGCGCAGAACGTCGGCGTCGAGAACCCCGGATGGATGAGCGGCGGCTTCACCATGCTGAGCAACGTCACGCTGCCGTGGAACCGCATCTGCATCATCATCTTCGCGGCGCTGGTGCTGCTGGCCATGGGCTGGCTCATCGGCCGCACGCGCCTGGGCCTGTTCGTGCGCGGCGTCACGCAGAACCGGCCGATCGCCTCCTGCATGGGCGTGAACACCGCGCGCATCGACACCTACGCCTTCGCGCTCGGCTCGGGCATTGCCGGTCTCGCAGGCTGCGCCCTGAGCCAGATCGGCAACGTCGGCCCCGACCTGGGCCAGAGCTACATCGTCGACAGCTTCATGGTGGTCGTGATGGGCGGCGTCGGCCAGCTCGCGGGCACCGTGTACGCGGCGCTGGGGCTGGGCATTCTCAACAAGTTCATCGAAGGCTGGGCGGGCGCGGTGCTCGCGAAGATCGCGGTGCTCGTTTTCATCATCATCTTCATCCAGAAGAGACCACAGGGCATCTTCGCGATGAAGGGCCGGAGCGCGGAAGCATGA
- the urtD gene encoding urea ABC transporter ATP-binding protein UrtD: MTPDLMEAGAERVARASGIPYASGSTESGGRAADFGRHVTPGEVDVTHGRILYLEDVSVSFDGFKAINKLSLDIAPGELRCIIGPNGAGKTTMMDIITGKTRPDSGTVFFGSTIDLLRHREADIAQLGIGRKFQKPTVFEHLTVFENLELALKTNKGVRASMLFKLDSAQSDRLAEVLETIHLADSVSRLAGNLSHGQKQWLEIGMLLMQDPKLLLLDEPVAGMTDEETARTAELFLTLKGKHSLMVVEHDMSFIRTISEIVTVLCDGSVLAQGTLDEVQADERVIEVYLGR; encoded by the coding sequence ATGACGCCCGACCTGATGGAAGCCGGCGCCGAGCGCGTCGCCCGCGCCAGCGGAATCCCCTATGCCAGCGGCAGCACCGAGTCTGGTGGCCGCGCAGCCGACTTCGGCCGCCATGTCACGCCCGGAGAGGTCGACGTCACGCACGGTCGCATCCTCTACCTGGAAGACGTGAGCGTGAGCTTCGACGGCTTCAAGGCCATCAACAAGCTGTCGCTGGACATCGCGCCCGGCGAGCTGCGCTGCATCATCGGCCCCAACGGCGCGGGCAAGACGACGATGATGGACATCATCACCGGCAAGACGAGGCCCGATTCGGGCACCGTGTTCTTCGGCAGCACCATCGACCTGCTGCGCCACCGCGAGGCCGACATCGCGCAGCTTGGCATCGGCCGCAAGTTCCAGAAGCCGACGGTGTTCGAGCACCTGACCGTGTTCGAGAACCTCGAGCTGGCGCTCAAGACCAACAAAGGCGTGCGTGCCTCGATGCTCTTCAAGCTCGATTCGGCGCAGAGCGACCGCCTGGCCGAGGTGCTCGAGACCATCCACCTGGCCGACAGCGTCTCGCGCCTGGCCGGTAACCTGAGCCACGGCCAGAAACAGTGGCTGGAAATCGGCATGTTGCTGATGCAGGACCCGAAGCTGCTGCTGCTCGACGAGCCCGTGGCCGGCATGACCGACGAGGAAACCGCGCGCACCGCCGAGCTGTTCCTCACGCTCAAAGGCAAGCATTCGCTGATGGTGGTGGAGCACGACATGAGCTTCATCCGCACCATCTCGGAAATCGTCACCGTGCTGTGCGACGGCTCCGTGCTGGCTCAAGGCACGCTCGATGAAGTGCAGGCCGACGAGCGCGTGATCGAGGTTTATCTTGGTCGCTGA
- the urtA gene encoding urea ABC transporter substrate-binding protein: protein MQRRFTLKALTAAALLASISAAPAFAADTIKVGVLHSLSGTMAISETVLKDTVLMAIDDINKKGGVLGKQLEPVVVDPASNWPLFAEKTKQLLGQDKVSVIFGCWTSVSRKSVLPVVEEMNGLLFYPVQYEGEELSKNVFYTGAAPNQQAIPAVDYLMSKEGGGAKRWVLLGTDYVYPRTTNKILRAYLKSKGVKESDIDEKYTPFGHSDYQTIVADIKKFSAGGKTAVVSTINGDSNVPFYKELGNAGLKAKDVPVVAFSVGEEELRGVDTKPLVGHLAAWNYFMSLKNPTNTAFIKEWSEYAKAKKIPGHMDKPLTNDPMEATWIGIHMWKQAVEKAKSTDTDKVIAAMAGQTFTAPSGIVSKMDEKNHHLHKSVFIGEIKADGQFNVVWKTPGPVKAKPWSPYIEGNDKKPDYPAGKSM, encoded by the coding sequence ATGCAACGTCGTTTCACACTCAAGGCGCTCACCGCCGCCGCCCTGTTGGCCAGCATTTCTGCTGCGCCCGCATTCGCTGCCGACACCATCAAGGTCGGCGTGCTGCACTCGCTGTCGGGCACGATGGCCATTTCCGAAACCGTGCTGAAAGACACGGTGCTGATGGCCATCGACGACATCAACAAGAAGGGCGGCGTGCTGGGCAAGCAGCTCGAGCCCGTGGTGGTCGACCCCGCCTCCAACTGGCCCCTGTTCGCCGAAAAGACCAAGCAGCTGCTCGGGCAGGACAAGGTCTCGGTGATCTTCGGCTGCTGGACCTCGGTGTCGCGCAAGTCGGTGCTGCCGGTGGTCGAGGAAATGAACGGCCTGCTGTTCTACCCCGTGCAGTACGAGGGTGAAGAACTCTCGAAGAACGTGTTCTACACGGGCGCTGCGCCCAACCAGCAGGCCATTCCGGCCGTCGACTACCTCATGAGCAAGGAAGGCGGCGGCGCCAAGCGCTGGGTGCTGCTGGGCACCGACTACGTCTACCCCCGCACCACCAACAAGATCCTGCGCGCCTACCTCAAGAGCAAGGGCGTGAAGGAAAGCGACATCGACGAGAAGTACACCCCCTTCGGCCACAGCGACTACCAGACCATCGTCGCCGACATCAAGAAGTTCTCGGCCGGCGGCAAGACGGCCGTGGTGTCGACCATCAACGGCGACTCCAACGTGCCCTTCTACAAGGAACTGGGCAACGCCGGCCTGAAGGCCAAGGACGTGCCGGTGGTCGCCTTCTCGGTGGGCGAGGAAGAACTGCGCGGCGTGGACACCAAGCCGCTGGTCGGCCACCTGGCCGCCTGGAACTACTTCATGAGCCTGAAGAACCCGACCAACACGGCGTTCATCAAGGAGTGGAGCGAATACGCCAAGGCCAAGAAGATCCCCGGCCACATGGACAAGCCGCTGACCAACGACCCGATGGAAGCCACCTGGATCGGCATCCACATGTGGAAGCAGGCCGTGGAGAAGGCCAAGTCGACCGACACCGACAAGGTGATCGCCGCCATGGCCGGCCAGACCTTCACGGCACCCTCGGGCATCGTCTCGAAGATGGACGAAAAGAACCACCACCTGCACAAGAGCGTGTTCATCGGCGAGATCAAGGCCGACGGGCAGTTCAACGTGGTGTGGAAGACGCCGGGTCCTGTGAAGGCCAAGCCCTGGAGCCCGTATATCGAAGGCAACGACAAGAAGCCGGACTACCCCGCCGGCAAGTCGATGTAA
- a CDS encoding anti-sigma factor family protein has product MSMSDEELGTLIRRHAARHSPPEGLAERIGRAVRAEAVVVPAPAPVPRRRGVWQGLAWFGTGAATAWGLALVLLATPVPPVDALAEGVTANHVRSLMASHLADVASSDQHTVKPWFAGKLDFSPPVVDLAAEGFPLTGGRLDYLDGRTVAALVYRSGPHVINLFVWPAASDASVQAAPVLSTRQGYQLVHWTQGGMQAWAVSDLNAAELRNFAGLLRERTASPPPPAR; this is encoded by the coding sequence ATGTCAATGTCTGACGAAGAACTGGGAACACTGATACGGCGCCATGCCGCGCGGCACTCGCCGCCCGAAGGGCTGGCGGAGCGCATCGGGCGCGCGGTGCGTGCCGAGGCAGTGGTCGTGCCCGCGCCTGCCCCGGTGCCTCGGAGGCGCGGCGTGTGGCAGGGGCTGGCATGGTTCGGAACCGGCGCGGCGACGGCCTGGGGCCTGGCGCTGGTGCTGCTGGCAACGCCGGTGCCGCCCGTGGATGCGCTTGCCGAAGGCGTCACCGCGAACCATGTGCGCTCGCTGATGGCCTCGCACCTGGCCGACGTGGCGTCGTCCGACCAGCACACGGTGAAGCCGTGGTTCGCCGGCAAGCTGGACTTTTCGCCGCCGGTGGTCGACCTGGCCGCGGAGGGTTTTCCGCTGACGGGCGGGCGGCTCGACTACCTGGATGGCCGCACGGTGGCGGCGCTGGTCTACCGCTCGGGGCCGCATGTCATCAACCTGTTCGTCTGGCCGGCCGCTTCGGACGCCAGCGTGCAGGCTGCGCCGGTGCTGTCGACGCGCCAGGGCTACCAGCTGGTGCATTGGACCCAGGGCGGCATGCAGGCCTGGGCGGTGTCGGACCTCAATGCGGCCGAGCTGCGGAACTTTGCGGGGCTGCTGCGCGAGCGCACCGCGTCTCCACCGCCGCCCGCCAGGTAG
- a CDS encoding sigma-70 family RNA polymerase sigma factor has product MSLSTDRTRQFEAAALPHLDAAWNLARWLLRDDQLADDAVQEAYLRAFRFFDGLRGESARPWLLGIVRNACYDWMRQNRQLADQVEFDELRDSEAASAPSSPEAGDPARQWERRVQGERVNAAIDALPPVYREVIVLRELEEMRYEDIARIAGVPLGTVMSRLSRARAMLRESLRDERPGETGGRAQHVNV; this is encoded by the coding sequence TTGAGCCTGTCGACCGACCGCACACGCCAGTTCGAAGCCGCCGCGCTGCCGCATCTCGATGCGGCATGGAATCTCGCGCGCTGGCTGCTGCGCGACGACCAGCTGGCCGACGACGCGGTGCAGGAGGCGTACCTGCGCGCGTTCCGGTTCTTCGACGGCTTGCGCGGCGAGAGCGCGCGGCCGTGGCTGCTGGGCATCGTGCGCAACGCCTGCTACGACTGGATGCGGCAGAACCGGCAATTGGCCGACCAGGTGGAGTTCGACGAGCTGCGCGACAGCGAGGCGGCCTCGGCGCCCTCCTCGCCCGAGGCGGGCGATCCGGCGCGGCAATGGGAGCGGCGGGTGCAGGGCGAGCGCGTCAATGCCGCCATCGACGCGCTGCCGCCGGTGTACCGCGAAGTGATCGTGCTGCGGGAGCTGGAAGAGATGCGCTACGAGGACATCGCGCGCATCGCGGGCGTGCCGCTGGGCACCGTCATGTCGCGGCTGTCGCGCGCGCGGGCGATGCTGCGCGAGAGCCTGCGCGACGAACGTCCCGGCGAAACGGGAGGAAGGGCACAGCATGTCAATGTCTGA
- a CDS encoding nucleotide pyrophosphohydrolase: MNTDLQQLTQALREFASARNWEEFHSPKNLASALSVEAAELLEHFQWLTEAQSRNLPADKRAEIGTEIADVLLYLLQLADKLGIDVIEAARGKMLVNARKYPAPPA; this comes from the coding sequence GTGAACACCGACTTGCAACAGCTGACTCAAGCCCTGCGCGAATTCGCGAGCGCCCGTAACTGGGAGGAATTCCACTCCCCCAAGAACCTCGCCTCGGCTCTTTCCGTGGAGGCCGCCGAACTGCTCGAGCACTTCCAGTGGCTCACCGAGGCCCAGAGCCGCAACCTGCCGGCGGACAAGCGCGCCGAGATCGGCACCGAGATCGCCGACGTCCTGCTCTACCTGCTGCAGCTCGCGGACAAGCTCGGCATCGACGTGATCGAGGCGGCGCGCGGCAAGATGCTGGTCAACGCCCGGAAGTACCCCGCGCCGCCGGCCTGA